One endosymbiont 'TC1' of Trimyema compressum genomic window, ATCATTTATATTATCTTTAATAAATGAAAAACCTATAGGAACACAAGATCAACTAGTTTATGCTTTACATGAAGCAGGCTATCATGTAACTCAGGCAACTGTTTCAAGGGACATTAAAGCTTTAGAATTAGAGAAAGTTTCAACAGACATGGGGTCAGTTTATAGAAGTAAGAACCTTCAGTTTGGAGGAGAACATAAAAAAACACTATCATTATCTACTATTTTTGAGAATTCAGTAACTAAAGTAGTAGGCGTTGATTATTTTATTGTAATTCATACTTTGCCTGGGGCGGCTTCTACAGTTGCATTTCATTTAGACAGTGAAGAAAATATTGGCATTTTAGGAACTATTGCTGGTGATGATACTATTTTAGTTATTCTAGACAATAAGGAAAAAGTGAACAACATATTAGAACTATTTAAAGGTTATTTGTAGGAGGTTTAATGCTAAAGGAGATAACAATCAAAAACTTTGCTTTAATTGACGAGATTACAGTTGAACTAACAACAGGACTCAATGTTTTAACAGGTGAGACTGGTGCTGGTAAGTCGATTGTGTTAGATGCTATTGGCTTGCTTTGTGGTAAAAGAGCCAGTCTGAACTTTATCAGAAAAGGTGAAGACAAAGCAAAAGTAGAAGGTTATTTTATTATTACAGATGATTTGAAAAATAAAATAAATGATTTAGACTTAGTTGATTGTGATAATGAGTTATTTCTTTCTAGAGAAATTTCTGTAAGTGGCAATAATAAATGTAAAATTAATTATAAGACTGTTCCTCATACTATTTATCAGATTATTGGAAAATTCCTATTTGATATTCATGGACAAAACCAGGAACAGAGTCTTTTATTGCCTGAAAAACAGCTTACTCTTTTAGACGGCTTTTTAGATAATACGCAAAAAGTATATTTAAAAAAAGTCAAAGAAAGTTATTTAAAGTGGGAAGAAGCTAAAAATAAGATAGATAAAATTTTAAATGAAAATGAAGAGAAAAACGAAATGGTTGACTACTATATATTTGCCATTGATGAAATAAATAAAGCTGAATTAGAAGTTGCAGAAGAAGATAAATTACGAGAAGAACGTAATAGGATTGTAAATGGAGAAAAACTAAGCAAGAAAGGAGAACAGATTTATAGTAGACTATGGGGTGCACAAGGCTGTGTCCCATCTTATGAGGAAGTAACATTTCTTTTAAAGGAAATGAGTCTTTTGGATGACATTATTACATCAGTTAAAGACAAAAGTATTGAAGTTCTTTACAATCTAGAAGAGGTAGCTAATGATTTTAGGACTTATTTTGATAGTTTAGAATATGATGAATATACTTTAAATAAAATTGAACGCAGATTGGAAATTATAAATAGTCTGAAGAGAAAATATGGTAATTCAATTGAAGCTATTCTAGAAAGACAAACGGAGATGAAGCTGGTAATTGAACAAGTCGAAAATAAGGATGCTTATTTACAGCAATATGAAAAAGAAAAAGAAGAAGCTCTGAGATTATACAATCAATTTTCTGAGAAGCTTTCTCTAGGAAGACGGGAAAGTGCTGCTAAAGTTGAGGCTTTAATTAAAGAAAACTTAGAAAATTTGGGGATTTATGGTGATAGTTTTAAAGTTCACTTTATTGATAATGAAATGCCAACTGAAATTGGTAGAGAAAAAATAGAGTTTTATTTCAGTCCAAATAAAGGGGAAGGTGCTCAACCTTTAAAGAAAATTGCTTCAGGTGGTGAAGTGTCAAGAATAATGTTAGCTTTTAAAAAGGTCTTTGTATCTTTAGATAATGTACCCTCTATGGTTTTTGATGAAATAGATACAGGGGTTGGAGGAGAATCTTTACTAAAAGTTGCTTTGAGTTTATATGACATCAGTAGAGAGAGACAAGTTATTTGTGTAACTCATGGACCTTTAATAGCCGCTTTTGCGGATAGTCATTTTAGAATCAGAAAAGATGTAATTGATGAACGTACAAAAATTAGCGTAATTCCCCTTGAAGATAAGGATGCAAGGAGTGAAGAACTAGGAAGAATGCTAGGCGGTACAGAACACTTAAATTTGGCTAAAGATCAAGGGGAGGAAATGATTTTATTTGCAATGGAACAAAAAAGTGTAAAATGAACGTTAGGTGAAAAATTATAAATTTTATGGAGGTGACAGGTAATGGACGATCCGAGTCAGTTGTATTATTGTAAATTATTTATTAAAAAAATTGGGTTGTCATATTATAGACGATCCTAGAAAGGAAGGTTTATAATGATTACTGCTTATAAAACAATGGATGGAGCATTGAGCTCTGTTGATATTTCAGAACCTCACAATTGGATTAATTTAGTAAACCCAAGTAAGCAAGACTTAGAAACTGTAGCAGAAAAAACAGGTGCTTTACTAGAATTTTTAGAGGCGCCTTTAGACCCAGAAGAGCGCTCAAGAATTGATACTGAAGATGAACAAACATTAATTATTATTAACGTGCCTATAGAAGCAGATGAAGGGGAAAATCAGACAAGCTATGATACGATTCCTTTAGGATTGTTGATAATTGAAAATCATTTTATCACTATTTCTTTAGAGGATGTTGATGTATTGGAGGATTTTATTAATAGACCTTTAAGATCTACCTCTACCTTAAAGAAAACGAGATTTGCTTTACAGATTTTTTATAAAACAGCCACTTATTATTTGAAATTTCTAAAACAGTTAGATAGAAAAACTAATGAAATAGAAAGATCTTTACATAGGGCCATGAAAAATGAACGCTTAATAAAATTATTAGGTCTTGAAAAAAGTTTAGTATATTTTATGACTTCCTTAAAAGCCAATGAAATTGTAATGAGGAAAATCTTTAGAGTAAATTTGCTACCAATGTATGAAGAGGATGAAGATTTACTGGAAGATGTCTTAACAGAAGTTCACCAAGCAATTGATATGGCTGAAATCAACACCAATATTTTAAGTGGCATGATGGATGCTTTTGCGTCTATTATATCCAATAACTTGAATGTGGTTATGAAAATTCTAACTTCAATAACTATTATCTTAACTATTCCAACTATGATATTCAGTTTTTATGGTATGAACGTTGCACTACCTGGTGCCGATTGGCCTTTTACGGGATTAGTTATTGTAATCGTTACAATAATTATTGCAGCAGTAACTTTATATATTATGCGTAAAAAGAATATGTTTTAATAATTAAATAAATAAAAAAGCCTTTTGTAATCAATACAAAAGGCTTTTTTATATTTTAATTTATTGCTCGTAAATAGCGTCGTTTGGACAAGATGATTGGCATGTTCCACAGCTAATACATTCATCTTGGTTGATTTCATAAATAGAATCACCTTCGCTAATGCATTCTACTGGACACTCATCAGCACAAACACCACAAGATATACACTTATCAGTAATGATATACATTTTTATACACCTCCTTGCTTGTAATAATTATCTCAATGTCATTATAAGTCTTTTTATTAAAATAAGGAAGTCTTTTTATTAAAATAAAACATTTATTTACTAAATATTAAAATTCAACAATATTTCTTTTATACACAATGTATTTATCCTGTACTTCTCTGATAGTGTCTTGAATTGCTAGCTGGAGACGAGATACTTCACTGTAAGCTTCATCTTCAATAGCTATTCTAATCTGAGTGAAAAGGGAAAGATTATCTTCGGAATCTTTTAAGAGACTCATTTTTAAAATTTTAATTTCTTCCCAGCGCTTTTCATCTAAACTATTTGTACTTTCTAAATCATAGTGTAACGGTACAATGCTTGAAAAACGTTTTGCTGTTTGGGGAATAATGCGATTGGTAATTTCAGTTAACCAACGTTTTTGTACACCAATACAATAGGAATAAATGATTAATTCTGTAAAAATCCCTGAGGATAAAAGGGTGTTTAGTTTTTCTGGATATTGGGATAGTCCTTCTAAATTTTTCCATACAGTTGCTGGATGTTGACCAAAGAATTTTTCTCTTTCTTCTTCTGAATAAGCTTCAAAAACATCTAATTCACTATGGTAAACTCTATCATTTTCAAGATAATCAGCTGGTTCTCCGTAGCCTTTTTTAAATTCTGCTTCAAGTTCAGCCATTGTTTTTCCTGAATTAACAGTATAGTAAATTCCATCGAGCATTGTTTGGTAAATAGTAGCAATAACTAAATAGGTGTTACTATGAGGGTTTGGAGATCTGACTTCAAATCGTGTAGCCAATGGAGAATCAAGATCTCTGATTAAGCCCATTAAAACTGTTCTATTTCTTGATGGAGTCTTAACATCAGTACCAATAGATGCTACAATGCATATGGGTGCTTCAAACCCTGGTTTTAAACGTTCAAGGGAGTCGTTAGTGGCACTGATAAATGGGTTTAATACCTCATAATTTTTGAGAATACCCATTAATGCACCCCAACCAGGTACAGATAGGAAGTTCTCATACTTGTTCTGGGGATTAAATAGATTTTTTCTTTGTCCATCTTTTAAGAGAATTGATACGCCTACATGAGTGTGTTCACCACTGCCTGCCACACCGTCGATAGGTTTAGCTTTAAAGGATACATCAAGACCATGTCCTTGGAAAATTTCTTTAACAAAAGTACGGGCTAAAAGCTCATTATCGGCTGCCTGAAGTGCTTCTGAATATAGCCAGTCAATTTCTAATTGTTCTAGTATGTCTGTTGTTGTACCATCACTGGTTAATTTTGCTTTAACTCCACCCACTTCTTTATGACCCATTTCAGGTTTTAAACCATAATTTTCAAGGAGCGTTAAAGAACGTTCAAGAGCAGTTCTTACAGAATGCTTTGTTCTTTTCCAATATTGTTCCCGCATAACTTCTGATGCAGAAAGCTCAGAAGCTTTAACACTATTGTTTTCTGGAGAGCGAACCCAAAACTCAAGTTCTGTTGCAGCTGTTAAATCAACAGATGCAATGTCTTCTTTAGTAAAGCCCATTTGCTGGCATAATTCTTTTGAGTCAAATAGTTTAATAATCTCAGCTTGGAAATGCTTGCTCACTTGTTTCAAGATTGAGCGGGAGTCAATATAACTGTTATTGTGTTTTAAAAAACAAGGAATTCTTAAAGTTCCAATTGGTTTTTCAGTAACACAATCAATATTTTCGTAGTTGTAGTCAATGAACCACTTAGCTTCAGTGTCAGGAATTAAATCAACTTTCCCATTATTAAGAGTTGCAATGCCTGGTAAAACAACACTTGATCCATCAGTTTGTATACCATTTTCAATAAATTCATTAATACTATCTAAAAATACTGAAATAGGAATTTTTTCATCTGTGTCATTACCGCCTAAATCAACACCTACCAAAGAAACAAATTGTATTTCTGGGTGGGATAGAAGTAGGGATTTTAAAGATGTTTCGTCATGGTCTTTTTTTGAGATAAAATAAAGCAAGTCTGGCTCTAACATCTTTTCGGTTTTATCATTCATTTTTTTCCTCCAAAATAAAAATCTAATATACTCTATCATAACATAAATCAGCATTAATTTTAAGGGAAAATTCATTGATAGAAATGAGAAAGATTAGCTTAGAAGCTAGTAGAAAAGCATTTTTTTTGGTATAATAATAGTGTTTAATTTTAAGGAGAGATTGATGTAAATGGCAAGAAAAAAAAATAAGAAAAAAGTTTCTGAAAACAAACAATCAATTTATTATATAATTCTGATAATACTAGGAATATTCTTTCTTTTAGGATATTTTTTTTCAACAGAAGTAGGCATTATGGGTACATTAATTATTAATGGACTTGGTGGTTTATTTGGCGGAGCAATTCCATTTGTTTCTTTTTTAGTATTGGTAGTAGGACTATATGGTTTGTTGAGTAAAAAAGAGAAAAAGAAAAAAGTATACATAAGTATATTTCTTTTTTTTGTTGCCATTTTAATATCCTTTCAATTGCCTTATACAGGACCTCTTTCCACAGAAAGTTTAATGACTAGCTTTTTAGATAAAAGTGGTGGTGGCATTGTAGGTGCATTTTTCACTTCAGTTTTGTTCAGTATTGTAGGGGCTATTGGATTGTATATGTTTTTATTTGCTTTGTATATTGTTAGTATAGTGTTGTTGATAAATGGCTTAACGCCATTAAAAAATCTTCAAGTAGCTTCTTCACAAAAACTTGATGAGATTATTAAGGATAGAGATGCTAAAAAGAAGATTCTGAAGCAAGAAAAGGAGAAAATAAAAGCCCGAAAAAGAGCGCAAAAAAACAAAGAAATGTTAGAGGCCAGCAAGATTAGGCAGAATATGCTCAATGCGGAAGATTATGGTAAAAAGCCTAAAGAAAAAATTAGCAAGCATAGCCAACACTCAGCAGAAATGCCTAAACCAGTTATTGATATTAAGGAAGAACCTTTGCCAACTTTTGGCTTAGAGGAAGAGCTAGAATCTATAGTTGACTCAGCACCTGTAGCTGGTATTAAAGACAACAGTATAAATGAAGAGGTAAACCCAACTCCAGAAAAGGATTGGTCTACAATAATACCAGGACAGAAGAAGCATGGGTGGAAGCTTCCACCTCTTAGCTTACTTACTACTTTGAAAAAAGAGAATGATAAAGATAAAAAAACGGAAATTGAAAAAACAGCTACTCTTTTAGAGGAAACCCTAAAAAGTTTTGGGGTTTCAATTCAAGTAACAGAAGTTAGTTGTGGACCTTCTTTAACTCGTTATGAGGCTGTGTTAGCCCCAGGGACAAAAGTTAGTAAAATTCAGAATCTTGGAGAGGATATTGCATTAGCATTAGCTGCAACAAGTGTGAGAATTGAAGCACCTATTCCTGGGAAATCAGCAGTAGGGTTTGAAATTCCAAATAAGAAGGTATCACCTGTGTCCTTTAAAGAAATTATGGCTAGTGACAATGTTAAAGAAGGTAGAGCTCCTTTAACTATTGGACTGGGAAAAGATATTACTGGAAGAAGTGTTGCTACAAGCTTAGGGGAAATGCCTCACTTGTTGATTGCAGGCTCTACTGGGTCAGGTAAAAGTGTTTGTTTAAATACACTGATTTGCAGTTTGTTATTTAGATATACACCTGATGAATTAAAGTTTTTGTTAATTGATCCTAAAAAGGTTGAATTAACACCCTATAATGATATTCCCCATTTAGTTGCACCAGTTGTAACAGATCCTAAACGTTCAGCAGTTGCCCTAAGGTGGATGGTTTCTGAAATGGAAAGCCGTTATGAACAATTGGCTAATTTAGGTGTAAAAGATATTAAAAGCTATAATGAAATTGTATCTAAAGAAGAGCAATTAGCTTACGTAGTAGTTATTATTGACGAATTAGCAGACTTAATGATGGCGGCACCTGTTGATGTAGAAACATCAATTTGTAGAATTGCTCAGAAGGCGAGAGCCGCTGGTATTCATTTAGTAGTCGCAACACAACGACCTTCAGTTCAAGTTATTACAGGAGATATTAAATCTAATATTCCGAGAAGAATTGCCTTTGCAGTTTTTTCCCAAATTGATGCTAGAACTATTTTAGATGCCAGTGGAGCTGAAAAACTTCTTGGTAAAGGGGATATGCTTTTTACTCAAAAGGGCGGAAAACTATTAAGAGTTCAAGGGGCTTATATTTCCGAGGAGGAAATTATAAGTATTACAGAATATCTTAAAAATCAAGGAGAACCAGAATATTTAGAAGGCTCAGAAACTATTGAAACTGCTGTTTTAGATGAAGGGGATAAAGGTGTTGAAACTGAAGCAGAAGATGAGTTATTAAAAGATGCTGCTCATTTAATTTTGGAAACAGGTCAAGCATCTATATCTATGTTACAGCGCAAATTAAGAGTAGGCTACAGTCGAGGGGCACGCCTAATTGACTTATTGGAAGAAAAAGGATTTGTAGGCCCTTCAGAAGGTGCAAAGGGTCGAGAAGTTATTGGCAATTGGGAAGATTTTGGTAATCAGTTTGGAGAGCATTAATGAAGTGTCAATATAAGGATATTAAAATAGATAATTATTTGGAAAATAGGGATAAATATCTACTAATTGATGTAAGAAGCCCTTTAGAATTTCAGGAAGACCATATTGAAGGAGCCATTAATATTCCTTTACTGGATAATAATGAAAGAAAAATAATAGGTACTATATTCAAAGAAGAAGGTATGCGGAGTGCTAAAGAAAAAGCTCGACAGTTAGTTTTTCCAAAATTAAGTCAAAAATTAGAAGCAATACATAAAGCAATAGATCAGACCAATAAAAAATGTTTAGTTTATTGCTTTAGAGGTGGCGATAGAAGTAAGATCATGGCTACTCTGCTAGCATTTGAAAGAGGTAGTATTTACCGACTTGAAGGAGGATACAAATCTTTTAGAAAAGAAATTGTTCGTTTTTTCAATGAAGAAGAAATGCCTTCAGTCTATGTTTTATATGGCTTGACTGGAGCAGGCAAGACGGATATCTTATTAGCTTTAGAAAAAGAAGGCTTACCTGTTATTGATTTAGAAAGGTTAGCCAACCACAGAGGGTCAGTTTTTGGTCATATTGGGTTAAATAAGCAGCCTACTCAAAAACGTTTTGAAACATTACTCTACTTTAAATTAGTTGATAAAAAAAATTTCTATATTGTTGAAGGTGAAAGTAAGAAGATAGGAAGAATATCAATACCCTGTTCTTTTTATAATCAATTATTAGATGGAAAGCCCTATCTCATTAATTGTTCTATTAATGAGCGAGTTAAAAGATTAAATAAGGAGTATGCTGGCCACTTTGAATCTGACAAAGAAATTATTAATGAAGCATTAAATTATTTGACGATTCGCCTTGGAAAGAATACAATTAAAGAGATACAGACATTACTAGTTAATAAAGAAGTTAAAGAAGCAATAAAGCGGTTGCTTTTAGAGTATTATGATGTATTGTATGAAAAGAATAGAAAAAAAGAAAAAGAATATGAAAATACGTTTTCTTCAGATGCTTTTGATGATTGCATTAAAAGCCTGGTAAGGGAATTTAATTAGGAGGAATACTTAATGCTTAATTTAGGCCTAAGCTTAAGAGACAAAAGAGAAAGTAAATTTTTAACTGTACAAGAAGTAGCCCAAACCACAAAAATAAAAGAATGTTATATTAGAGCACTAGAAGATGAAGCAATTGATGATTTACCTCCAAGGGTTTACACAATTGGTTTTATTCAAAATTTAGCTGCGCTTTATCAACTACCTGCAGATGAATTGATAACAGCTTTTGATGCTTTAAATGCAAATTTTGCAACACCTAAAAAAGAGAGTAAAGGATTTAAATTGAGAAGTAGAAGTCAGATTCCAGCTGAAGGTAAAGAATCTCTTGATCGTGTAAAACGATTGTCATTGGATGATGACTCTAAAGATACTGAATCATCCATGGACTATATTAATTCTTTAATAAAAAAGAATAATGAAGGAGTTGCTGAGGCGTCTAAGAATAAACATGCTGGCAAAGCCAGTTTAGAAAATTATAAAGATAGCTTTATTCAAGACGAGGAGCTACAAGATTTAAAAGATAAGATAGAAAAAGAAGCTGAAGAAGAAGCTGAAAAGGATTTTCCAACTTCTAAGATAGTCATGGAGTTTGAAGCATTAATTCGTGAAGAAGAACGTTTTGAAACCCAAAAAATAAGAAAGAAATTAATGGAAGAAAATATTCAAAAAACACGTTCTATGAAAAAAGATATCTTTAGAAATATGCGAGACACAGGAAAAAAAGGACCTACAATTATGGTTATTGTCTTATTAGTAGTAGCTTTTCTTTTATTGATTTACATTATTATTACTGCACTTTTATCGTAAAAACATACAAGGAGAATTATGAAAACATTTTATTTTGAAACTTTAGGCTGTGATAAAAACACAGCAGATACAAGAGCTTATACTGAAAAATTAGTGTCAAAAGGATTGATAGAAGTGGAAAATCCTAATGAAGCTAATTTTGTTTTTATAAATACATGTAGTTTTATAGTACCAGCAAAAGAGGAATCAATTGGTACTATATTAGATTTAACGACAATCAAAAAGCAAAATCCTGAAGTGAAAATTATTGCAGTTGGCTGTTTAATCGAACAGCACATGGAAGCAATTGAATCTTCTATACCAGAATTAGATGGCTTAATTGGTGTTTATGGATTTGATGATAACAATATTCATAAACTTTTTTCATTAATGGGCTTAGAGGATATTACTGATGAAAAAGTAGATATTCAGGAGGCTTTGCCTGGAAGTGCTACGGGCTATCTTAAAATTGCAGATGGCTGTGATAATCATTGTACATACTGTACAATTCCTTCGATTAAAGGACCTTATAAAAGCCGTGAGGCAGAGTCAATAGTATCTGAAGCTCAAAATCTATATAACAACGGTGTAAGAGAACTTGTTATTGTTGCTCAAGATATTACTGACTATGGTAAAGACTTAGAAAATAAAATGAGTTTACCTGCTTTGTTAACAAAAATTGCTGAGATTCCTTATATCTGGATTCGCCTCTTATATGTATATCCAAGTGGGATTACAGCTGAGCTACTTGATGTAATAAAAGAAAATAAAAACATAGTGCCATATTTAGATATACCTATGCAGCATAGTGAAAATCATATTTTAAAAACTATGGGTCGAATTGAGGACAGAGATTCTTTAAATAAATTATTAAGCTTTATTCGTTATGAGATACCAGAAATTGTTTTTAGATCTACATTTATTTTAGGTTTCCCTGGTGAAACAGAAGAAGACTTTGAAGGACTATGCGATTTTGTTTTGAATAACAAAATTCAGTGGGCAGGAGCCTTTACATATTCTCAGGAATACGGTACACCAGCAAGTAAAATGGAAAACCAAGTACCAAAGGAAACTAAAGAAGAACGACTGGATATATTCATGGGTAAGCAAAAAGATATTAGTGAGGCTTTAAATACAACTTATCTTCACAAGGAAATCCTTTGTCTAATTGAAGAAAAAGTTGAGGATGGTCTTTATTTAGGAAGGACTTATTTCCAAGCTCCGGATATTGATGGCTTGGTTTATATAAAAAGTACTGCAGACCAAGAGGTCGGATCTTTTGTTGAAGTAGTTATTGAGTCTGTAGATATATATGATTTGATAGGAGTGGTTAAAAGTGAATTTTGCAAATAAAATAACTTATTTACGTCTGTTATTAATTCCTGTTTTTGTTATTATATTTTATTTAGGGTCTACAGGAGTAATTATTAGTGGTTTTATTTTTATAGTTGCAGCTTTAACTGATTTTTTTGATGGTTATATTGCCAGAAAAAGAAACGAAGTAACAACATTAGGTTCTTTTTTAGATCCTTTAGCTGATAAAATCTTAACTATGGCAGCATTTGTATTGTTGGCGACAACTGGTTTGATCCCAGCTTGGTCAGTTGTTTTAATATTAGCTAGAGAATTCATAGTAAATGGTTTACGTTTTATAGCAGCAGAAAAGAAGATTGTTATTTCAGCAAGTTTTTTAGGTAAAGTGAAAACTATGTCACAAATGGTTGCTATTGTTTTTTTACTTTTATCACCACTTAATGCCACAATATTATCAATTGGCATTATTGTATATTGGATTGCTGTAGTTGCTACAGTTATTTCAGGAGTGGAATATATTTATCAAGGCAGAGAGTTATTAAAATAGCATGATTAATAAAGAAAAATACACAGAAAACTATATTATTGAGCCCTTAGTACTACAAAAATTTATCAGAGAATCCGAGGGCGTTAGAAATGATATTTGTCCATCAGTGGGCAAGGAAATAGGCAACTTTCTCTACTTTCTTATTTGTTTAACTAAAAGTAAGAGAATTTTAGAAATAGGAACAAGTATTGGCTATTCAACAATATGGCTGGCAATAGGGGCAAAAGAAAATGAAGGTAGTGTTCATACAATAGAAGCAAGTAAAAGACTTAAAACTGAAGCTGAGAATAATATAAATAGTGCTGGACTAAAGGAATATGTAAGTTTTTATGAAGGTCTTGGAGAAGAAGTACTGGATACATTGAGTTGTAATTACGATTTCATATTTATTGATAGCGCTACTAAAAGTTATGATGTTTTGTATGAAAAAAGTTTATCTTTATTAAGGACCGGTGGCCTATTGGTTTTTGAAGATGTGTTATTTGCTTGTACTGGCAAAAGGAAAGCACAAAGAGAAGTTATGGGCGCTTTTAATGAAAAAATTATTAATGATAAAAG contains:
- a CDS encoding helix-turn-helix domain-containing protein produces the protein MLNLGLSLRDKRESKFLTVQEVAQTTKIKECYIRALEDEAIDDLPPRVYTIGFIQNLAALYQLPADELITAFDALNANFATPKKESKGFKLRSRSQIPAEGKESLDRVKRLSLDDDSKDTESSMDYINSLIKKNNEGVAEASKNKHAGKASLENYKDSFIQDEELQDLKDKIEKEAEEEAEKDFPTSKIVMEFEALIREEERFETQKIRKKLMEENIQKTRSMKKDIFRNMRDTGKKGPTIMVIVLLVVAFLLLIYIIITALLS
- a CDS encoding DUF362 domain-containing protein, with product MYIITDKCISCGVCADECPVECISEGDSIYEINQDECISCGTCQSSCPNDAIYEQ
- a CDS encoding arginine repressor — encoded protein: MKKENRQSFILSLINEKPIGTQDQLVYALHEAGYHVTQATVSRDIKALELEKVSTDMGSVYRSKNLQFGGEHKKTLSLSTIFENSVTKVVGVDYFIVIHTLPGAASTVAFHLDSEENIGILGTIAGDDTILVILDNKEKVNNILELFKGYL
- the recN gene encoding DNA repair protein RecN encodes the protein MLKEITIKNFALIDEITVELTTGLNVLTGETGAGKSIVLDAIGLLCGKRASLNFIRKGEDKAKVEGYFIITDDLKNKINDLDLVDCDNELFLSREISVSGNNKCKINYKTVPHTIYQIIGKFLFDIHGQNQEQSLLLPEKQLTLLDGFLDNTQKVYLKKVKESYLKWEEAKNKIDKILNENEEKNEMVDYYIFAIDEINKAELEVAEEDKLREERNRIVNGEKLSKKGEQIYSRLWGAQGCVPSYEEVTFLLKEMSLLDDIITSVKDKSIEVLYNLEEVANDFRTYFDSLEYDEYTLNKIERRLEIINSLKRKYGNSIEAILERQTEMKLVIEQVENKDAYLQQYEKEKEEALRLYNQFSEKLSLGRRESAAKVEALIKENLENLGIYGDSFKVHFIDNEMPTEIGREKIEFYFSPNKGEGAQPLKKIASGGEVSRIMLAFKKVFVSLDNVPSMVFDEIDTGVGGESLLKVALSLYDISRERQVICVTHGPLIAAFADSHFRIRKDVIDERTKISVIPLEDKDARSEELGRMLGGTEHLNLAKDQGEEMILFAMEQKSVK
- a CDS encoding magnesium transporter CorA family protein, which produces MITAYKTMDGALSSVDISEPHNWINLVNPSKQDLETVAEKTGALLEFLEAPLDPEERSRIDTEDEQTLIIINVPIEADEGENQTSYDTIPLGLLIIENHFITISLEDVDVLEDFINRPLRSTSTLKKTRFALQIFYKTATYYLKFLKQLDRKTNEIERSLHRAMKNERLIKLLGLEKSLVYFMTSLKANEIVMRKIFRVNLLPMYEEDEDLLEDVLTEVHQAIDMAEINTNILSGMMDAFASIISNNLNVVMKILTSITIILTIPTMIFSFYGMNVALPGADWPFTGLVIVIVTIIIAAVTLYIMRKKNMF
- the mnmH gene encoding tRNA 2-selenouridine(34) synthase MnmH, coding for MKCQYKDIKIDNYLENRDKYLLIDVRSPLEFQEDHIEGAINIPLLDNNERKIIGTIFKEEGMRSAKEKARQLVFPKLSQKLEAIHKAIDQTNKKCLVYCFRGGDRSKIMATLLAFERGSIYRLEGGYKSFRKEIVRFFNEEEMPSVYVLYGLTGAGKTDILLALEKEGLPVIDLERLANHRGSVFGHIGLNKQPTQKRFETLLYFKLVDKKNFYIVEGESKKIGRISIPCSFYNQLLDGKPYLINCSINERVKRLNKEYAGHFESDKEIINEALNYLTIRLGKNTIKEIQTLLVNKEVKEAIKRLLLEYYDVLYEKNRKKEKEYENTFSSDAFDDCIKSLVREFN
- a CDS encoding DNA translocase FtsK, which codes for MARKKNKKKVSENKQSIYYIILIILGIFFLLGYFFSTEVGIMGTLIINGLGGLFGGAIPFVSFLVLVVGLYGLLSKKEKKKKVYISIFLFFVAILISFQLPYTGPLSTESLMTSFLDKSGGGIVGAFFTSVLFSIVGAIGLYMFLFALYIVSIVLLINGLTPLKNLQVASSQKLDEIIKDRDAKKKILKQEKEKIKARKRAQKNKEMLEASKIRQNMLNAEDYGKKPKEKISKHSQHSAEMPKPVIDIKEEPLPTFGLEEELESIVDSAPVAGIKDNSINEEVNPTPEKDWSTIIPGQKKHGWKLPPLSLLTTLKKENDKDKKTEIEKTATLLEETLKSFGVSIQVTEVSCGPSLTRYEAVLAPGTKVSKIQNLGEDIALALAATSVRIEAPIPGKSAVGFEIPNKKVSPVSFKEIMASDNVKEGRAPLTIGLGKDITGRSVATSLGEMPHLLIAGSTGSGKSVCLNTLICSLLFRYTPDELKFLLIDPKKVELTPYNDIPHLVAPVVTDPKRSAVALRWMVSEMESRYEQLANLGVKDIKSYNEIVSKEEQLAYVVVIIDELADLMMAAPVDVETSICRIAQKARAAGIHLVVATQRPSVQVITGDIKSNIPRRIAFAVFSQIDARTILDASGAEKLLGKGDMLFTQKGGKLLRVQGAYISEEEIISITEYLKNQGEPEYLEGSETIETAVLDEGDKGVETEAEDELLKDAAHLILETGQASISMLQRKLRVGYSRGARLIDLLEEKGFVGPSEGAKGREVIGNWEDFGNQFGEH
- a CDS encoding glutamine synthetase, producing the protein MNDKTEKMLEPDLLYFISKKDHDETSLKSLLLSHPEIQFVSLVGVDLGGNDTDEKIPISVFLDSINEFIENGIQTDGSSVVLPGIATLNNGKVDLIPDTEAKWFIDYNYENIDCVTEKPIGTLRIPCFLKHNNSYIDSRSILKQVSKHFQAEIIKLFDSKELCQQMGFTKEDIASVDLTAATELEFWVRSPENNSVKASELSASEVMREQYWKRTKHSVRTALERSLTLLENYGLKPEMGHKEVGGVKAKLTSDGTTTDILEQLEIDWLYSEALQAADNELLARTFVKEIFQGHGLDVSFKAKPIDGVAGSGEHTHVGVSILLKDGQRKNLFNPQNKYENFLSVPGWGALMGILKNYEVLNPFISATNDSLERLKPGFEAPICIVASIGTDVKTPSRNRTVLMGLIRDLDSPLATRFEVRSPNPHSNTYLVIATIYQTMLDGIYYTVNSGKTMAELEAEFKKGYGEPADYLENDRVYHSELDVFEAYSEEEREKFFGQHPATVWKNLEGLSQYPEKLNTLLSSGIFTELIIYSYCIGVQKRWLTEITNRIIPQTAKRFSSIVPLHYDLESTNSLDEKRWEEIKILKMSLLKDSEDNLSLFTQIRIAIEDEAYSEVSRLQLAIQDTIREVQDKYIVYKRNIVEF